In the Gossypium arboreum isolate Shixiya-1 chromosome 10, ASM2569848v2, whole genome shotgun sequence genome, one interval contains:
- the LOC108489199 gene encoding COBRA-like protein 7 — translation MAFYLNYNTHFFFKFSLLFSLLSFSFSQSDVVEAPSPAADSCNGIFLSYAYSSGTKLKPTDPTHQPYRFESVLTVLNNGDEELKSWKVSVEFQNDEFLVSASNAVLADGTSLPANVGNGTVFAGFPMSDLKTAIETAGDLTQMQVQVQLLGTQFGVAAPDVPLPKNIQLANDGFICPKASMQGKNEMQVCCRKDPKFKANVTVDEEFLPKQSGDLTIMYDVTRTYDSNYWAQVTVSNHNPLGRLDNWKLSFDWMRDEFIYTMKGAYPYVVDSSDCIFGTQGQHYRDLDFANVLNCERRPTIIDLPPTKANDTTLGLIPNCCRNGTILPPSMDPSKSSSVFQMQVFKMPPDLNRSELSPPQNWKINGTLNPDYKCGPPIRVSPSQFPDPSGLPSNTTAVASWQVVCNITQPKGASPKCCVSFSSYYNDSVVPCRTCACGCPSNTARTCSTTAPAVLLPPEALLFPFENRTAMAQAWADLKHRTVPNPMPCGDNCGVSINWHVLTDYSRGWSARITIFNWDETAFPDWFAAVQMDKATRGFQKMYSFNGSALELNGVNNTIIMQGLPGLNYIVGETDGANPKKDPRVPGKQQTVISFTKKNTPGINVAAGEGFPSKVFFNGEECALPSVFPTNNSNREGFTTILSIFLAVFVFIMLHQ, via the exons ATGGCTTTCTACTTGAACTACAATACCCACTTTTTCTTCAAGTTTTCACTTCTTTTCTCCCTTTTGAGCTTCTCCTTCTCCCAATCCGACGTTGTCGAGGCTCCGTCTCCGGCCGCCGATTCTTGCAACGGGATCTTCTTGTCTTATGCTTACAGTTCCGGGACCAAGTTGAAACCCACCGATCCTACCCACCAGCCCTACAGGTTCGAGTCGGTTTTGACGGTGCTCAACAACGGCGATGAGGAGCTTAAATCGTGGAAGGTTTCCGTGGAGTTTCAAAACGATGAGTTTTTGGTTTCCGCTTCGAATGCAGTTTTGGCTGACGGGACGAGTTTGCCTGCCAATGTGGGGAACGGCACCGTTTTCGCTGGGTTCCCGATGAGTGATCTCAAAACGGCGATTGAAACGGCGGGGGATTTGACTCAGATGCAAGTTCAAGTTCAGCTTCTTGGAACTCAGTTCGGAGTGGCGGCTCCGGATGTGCCCTTGCCTAAAAATATTCAGCTTGCTAATGATGGGTTTATTTGTCCCAAGGCTTCCATGCaag GTAAAAACGAGATGCAAGTTTGTTGCAGGAAAGACCCGAAATTCAAAGCGAACGTTACGGTAGATGAGGAATTCCTGCCTAAGCAAAGTGGCGATCTTACGATTATGTATGATGTGACCAGAACCTATGATTCGAACTATTGGGCACAGGTTACTGTCTCGAACCATAACCCCCTTGGGCGTCTTGATAAttggaagttgagctttgatTGGATGAGGGATGAGTTTATATATACCATGAAAGGGGCTTATCCATATGTCGTTGATTCATCTGACTGCATATTTGGCACGCAAGGACAACACTATAGAGATCTAGACTTTGCCAATGTGTTGAATTGTGAGAGGAGGCCAACAATTATCGATCTGCCTCCTACAAAGGCCAATGATACAACCCTTGGACTGATCCCAAATTGTTGCCGAAATGGTACAATCTTGCCGCCATCAATGGACCCTAGCAAGTCAAGTTCAGTATTCCAGATGCAGGTCTTTAAGATGCCACCAGACCTCAACCGCTCTGAGCTTTCTCCTCCACAAAATTGGAAGATCAATGGCACATTAAACCCTGATTACAAATGTGGCCCACCAATTCGTGTAAGCCCTAGCCAGTTCCCGGACCCAAGTGGCTTGCCATCAAATACGACCGCAGTTGCTAGCTGGCAGGTGGTTTGCAATATTACACAGCCCAAGGGTGCAAGCCCCAAGTGCTGTGTGTCCTTTTCTTCCTACTACAACGATTCAGTTGTCCCCTGCAGAACTTGTGCATGTGGGTGTCCTAGCAACACGGCTCGCACTTGTAGTACAACAGCTCCAGCAGTTCTTCTTCCACCCGAGGCACTTCTCTTTCCTTTTGAGAACCGAACTGCTATGGCCCAAGCTTGGGCTGATCTTAAACACCGAACAGTGCCAAATCCAATGCCATGTGGTGACAATTGTGGTGTCAGCATAAACTGGCATGTTCTTACTGACTACTCCCGAGGGTGGAGTGCTAGGATCACGATATTCAACTGGGATGAAACTGCCTTCCCCGATTGGTTTGCTGCGGTACAAATGGATAAAGCGACCCGAGGGTTTCAAAAGATGTATTCCTTCAATGGAAGTGCCTTGGAGTTGAATGGTGTTAACAATACTATAATCATGCAAGGTCTTCCTGGATTAAACTACATTGTAGGAGAAACTGATGGAGCCAACCCAAAGAAAGATCCAAGGGTGCCTGGAAAACAACAAACTGTGATCTCGTTTACCAAGAAAAATACCCCCGGCATTAACGTAGCTGCAGGTGAAGGATTTCCCTCTAAAGTGTTCTTCAACGGCGAGGAATGCGCTCTACCTTCAGTATTTCCAACAAACAACAGTAACAGAGAGGGCTTCACTACAATACTCTCAATCTTCCTTGCAGTTTTTGTGTTCATAATGTTGCATCAATAG
- the LOC108489197 gene encoding two-component response regulator ARR2-like isoform X1, with protein sequence MNVSSVKGSMSISSSTSTWKAGDTISDQFPAGLRVLVVDDDPTCLMILEKMLIACLYKVTKCNRAETALSKLRENKNGYDIVLSDVHMPDMDGFKLLEHIGLEMDLPVIMMSADDGKQVVMKGVTHGACDYLIKPVRIEALKNIWQHVVRKRKNEWKEFEQSGSVEEGDRQPKQSDDADYSSSANEGNWKGSKKRKDEEEETDERDDTSTLKKPRVVWSVELHQQFVAAVNQLGIDKAVPKKILELMNVPGLTRENVASHLQKYRLYLRRLSGVSQHQSNLSTIISAQDPTFGSLSSLSGLDLQTLAATGQLPAQSLARLQAAGLGRATAKSGIPITLVDQRNIFSFENPKLRFGEGQQQHMTNKQQVNLLHGIPTTMEPKQLVSLRHAAQSIGNMNMQVPPHGAQNSQNNPLLMQMGQQQQQSRGQILVDSTINHAPRLSSSMGQPILSNGIATNVSSRNGIPENIRAPGYSQTPSMLNFPVNHASELPGNSFALGSTPGVSILTSKGAFQEDVNSEIKGSGGLMPSYDVFNDLNQHKPQSWELQNVGMAFDTSQHSNSLQGNLDLTQSALGQQGFSSGQMNGHNRSAAVANKAMFSTGDVKELGSAQNVNQHLNNLLVDNTIRIKSERVCDTSPANIFPDHFGQDDLMSALLKQQESVASSENEFDFDGYSMNNIPV encoded by the exons ATGAATGTAAGTAGTGTAAAAGGATCCATGTCAATTAGCAGTTCAACTTCCACTTGGAAAGCAGGAGATACAATTAGTGATCAGTTTCCTGCTGGTTTAAGAGTTCTTGTTGTTGATGACGATCCAACTTGTTTAATGATCTTGGAGAAGATGCTAATAGCCTGCCTTTATAAAG TTACCAAATGCAATCGAGCGGAGACGGCATTGTCCAAACTCCGAGAGAACAAAAATGGGTACGATATTGTTCTTAGTGATGTGCACATGCCGGACATGGATGGATTCAAACTTCTTGAGCATATTGGTTTGGAAATGGACCTCCCTGTTATCA TGATGTCAGCAGATGATGGGAAACAGGTTGTTATGAAGGGCGTTACCCACGGTGCTTGCGATTACCTAATCAAACCAGTTCGTATTGAAGCACTCAAGAACATATGGCAGCATGTGGTTCGAAAGAGGAAGAATGAGTGGAAGGAGTTTGAGCAGTCAGGAAGTGTAGAAGAAGGGGACCGGCAGCCTAAACAATCTGACGATGCTGATTACTCGTCCTCGGCTAATGAAGGGAACTGGAAAGGCTCAAAAAAGAGGAAAGATGAGGAAGAGGAAACCGATGAGAGGGATGATACTTCTACGCTGAAAAAGCCGAGGGTTGTGTGGTCTGTCGAGCTCCATCAACAATTTGTTGCAGCGGTTAATCAACTAGGCATTGATA AAGCTGTTCCGAAAAAAATATTGGAGTTGATGAATGTTCCTGGCCTTACCAGAGAAAACGTCGCGAGTCACCTTCAG AAATATCGTTTGTATCTTAGACGGCTGAGTGGGGTATCGCAGCACCAGAGTAATCTGAGTACTATTATCAGCGCCCAAGACCCAACATTTGGGTCACTTTCTTCACTCAGCGGGCTTGACCTTCAAACCCTTGCTGCCACTGGTCAACTTCCTGCACAAAGTCTTGCCAGACTCCAAGCAGCAGGGCTTGGTCGTGCAACTGCTAAATCCGGCATACCTATCACCCTTGTTGATCAAAGAAACATCTTTAGCTTTGAAAACCCCAAGTTAAGATTCGGAGAAGGGCAGCAACAACATATGACCAATAAGCAGCAAGTAAATTTACTTCATGGAATTCCAACAACCATGGAGCCAAAGCAGCTTGTGAGCTTGCGACACGCTGCACAATCAATCGGAAACATGAATATGCAAGTGCCTCCCCATGGTGCACAAAATAGCCAAAATAATCCTTTATTGATGCAGATGgggcagcagcagcagcagtcaAGAGGGCAGATACTCGTTGATTCCACTATTAATCACGCCCCTAGGCTCTCCTCATCAATGGGGCAGCCTATATTGTCCAATGGAATTGCCACCAATGTGTCTTCCAGAAATGGAATCCCTGAAAATATTAGAGCCCCTGGTTATTCTCAGACTCCTTCAATGTTGAATTTCCCCGTGAATCATGCTTCCGAACTACCTGGTAACAGTTTCGCTCTCGGAAGTACACCTGGGGTATCTATTCTCACATCAAAAGGGGCTTTTCAGGAAGATGTTAACTCAGAAATTAAAGGATCCGGAGGGTTGATGCCCAGTTACGATGTATTTAACGACTTGAATCAACATAAACCCCAAAGTTGGGAGCTACAGAATGTCGGCATGGCATTTGATACCTCTCAGCATTCAAACTCTCTTCAAGGCAACCTCGATCTTACACAGTCTGCTTTAGGCCAACAAGGATTTTCTTCAGGCCAAATGAATGGACACAACAGGAGTGCAGCTGTTGCAAACAAGGCAATGTTCTCAACAGGCGATGTTAAGGAGCTCGGAAGTGCACAAAATGTTAACCAACATCTCAACAACCTTCTTGTTGACAATACAATAAGGATCAAGTCCGAGAGAGTTTGCGATACCAGCCCTGCCAATATATTCCCCGATCACTTCGGACAAGATGATCTCATGAGTGCTCTTCTCAAACAG CAAGAAAGTGTTGCATCATCTGAAAACGAGTTTGACTTCGACGGGTATTCTATGAATAATATTCCAGTGTAG
- the LOC108489197 gene encoding two-component response regulator ARR1-like isoform X2, whose product MPDMDGFKLLEHIGLEMDLPVIMMSADDGKQVVMKGVTHGACDYLIKPVRIEALKNIWQHVVRKRKNEWKEFEQSGSVEEGDRQPKQSDDADYSSSANEGNWKGSKKRKDEEEETDERDDTSTLKKPRVVWSVELHQQFVAAVNQLGIDKAVPKKILELMNVPGLTRENVASHLQKYRLYLRRLSGVSQHQSNLSTIISAQDPTFGSLSSLSGLDLQTLAATGQLPAQSLARLQAAGLGRATAKSGIPITLVDQRNIFSFENPKLRFGEGQQQHMTNKQQVNLLHGIPTTMEPKQLVSLRHAAQSIGNMNMQVPPHGAQNSQNNPLLMQMGQQQQQSRGQILVDSTINHAPRLSSSMGQPILSNGIATNVSSRNGIPENIRAPGYSQTPSMLNFPVNHASELPGNSFALGSTPGVSILTSKGAFQEDVNSEIKGSGGLMPSYDVFNDLNQHKPQSWELQNVGMAFDTSQHSNSLQGNLDLTQSALGQQGFSSGQMNGHNRSAAVANKAMFSTGDVKELGSAQNVNQHLNNLLVDNTIRIKSERVCDTSPANIFPDHFGQDDLMSALLKQQESVASSENEFDFDGYSMNNIPV is encoded by the exons ATGCCGGACATGGATGGATTCAAACTTCTTGAGCATATTGGTTTGGAAATGGACCTCCCTGTTATCA TGATGTCAGCAGATGATGGGAAACAGGTTGTTATGAAGGGCGTTACCCACGGTGCTTGCGATTACCTAATCAAACCAGTTCGTATTGAAGCACTCAAGAACATATGGCAGCATGTGGTTCGAAAGAGGAAGAATGAGTGGAAGGAGTTTGAGCAGTCAGGAAGTGTAGAAGAAGGGGACCGGCAGCCTAAACAATCTGACGATGCTGATTACTCGTCCTCGGCTAATGAAGGGAACTGGAAAGGCTCAAAAAAGAGGAAAGATGAGGAAGAGGAAACCGATGAGAGGGATGATACTTCTACGCTGAAAAAGCCGAGGGTTGTGTGGTCTGTCGAGCTCCATCAACAATTTGTTGCAGCGGTTAATCAACTAGGCATTGATA AAGCTGTTCCGAAAAAAATATTGGAGTTGATGAATGTTCCTGGCCTTACCAGAGAAAACGTCGCGAGTCACCTTCAG AAATATCGTTTGTATCTTAGACGGCTGAGTGGGGTATCGCAGCACCAGAGTAATCTGAGTACTATTATCAGCGCCCAAGACCCAACATTTGGGTCACTTTCTTCACTCAGCGGGCTTGACCTTCAAACCCTTGCTGCCACTGGTCAACTTCCTGCACAAAGTCTTGCCAGACTCCAAGCAGCAGGGCTTGGTCGTGCAACTGCTAAATCCGGCATACCTATCACCCTTGTTGATCAAAGAAACATCTTTAGCTTTGAAAACCCCAAGTTAAGATTCGGAGAAGGGCAGCAACAACATATGACCAATAAGCAGCAAGTAAATTTACTTCATGGAATTCCAACAACCATGGAGCCAAAGCAGCTTGTGAGCTTGCGACACGCTGCACAATCAATCGGAAACATGAATATGCAAGTGCCTCCCCATGGTGCACAAAATAGCCAAAATAATCCTTTATTGATGCAGATGgggcagcagcagcagcagtcaAGAGGGCAGATACTCGTTGATTCCACTATTAATCACGCCCCTAGGCTCTCCTCATCAATGGGGCAGCCTATATTGTCCAATGGAATTGCCACCAATGTGTCTTCCAGAAATGGAATCCCTGAAAATATTAGAGCCCCTGGTTATTCTCAGACTCCTTCAATGTTGAATTTCCCCGTGAATCATGCTTCCGAACTACCTGGTAACAGTTTCGCTCTCGGAAGTACACCTGGGGTATCTATTCTCACATCAAAAGGGGCTTTTCAGGAAGATGTTAACTCAGAAATTAAAGGATCCGGAGGGTTGATGCCCAGTTACGATGTATTTAACGACTTGAATCAACATAAACCCCAAAGTTGGGAGCTACAGAATGTCGGCATGGCATTTGATACCTCTCAGCATTCAAACTCTCTTCAAGGCAACCTCGATCTTACACAGTCTGCTTTAGGCCAACAAGGATTTTCTTCAGGCCAAATGAATGGACACAACAGGAGTGCAGCTGTTGCAAACAAGGCAATGTTCTCAACAGGCGATGTTAAGGAGCTCGGAAGTGCACAAAATGTTAACCAACATCTCAACAACCTTCTTGTTGACAATACAATAAGGATCAAGTCCGAGAGAGTTTGCGATACCAGCCCTGCCAATATATTCCCCGATCACTTCGGACAAGATGATCTCATGAGTGCTCTTCTCAAACAG CAAGAAAGTGTTGCATCATCTGAAAACGAGTTTGACTTCGACGGGTATTCTATGAATAATATTCCAGTGTAG